One stretch of Carassius carassius chromosome 18, fCarCar2.1, whole genome shotgun sequence DNA includes these proteins:
- the LOC132092453 gene encoding leukocyte elastase inhibitor-like isoform X2, giving the protein MEDVSRANSLFALDLYRALSASNAEGNMFFSPLSISAALSMVYLGARGETYEEMAKVLSFSSVSDVHSHFETLTSTINSPSASYILKLANRLYGEKTFSFLPEYLESTLKLYHADLQAVDFIGASDESRQLINKWVEEQTENKVKDLLKPGMLTGMTRLVLVNAIYVKANWMHTFKATETKEMPFKINQNESRPVQMMYQKKLFTFRYIPEYEVQVLELPYKQKELSMLILLPNETQDGSDPLLKLESELTLDKVLDWTKRDKMAMQMDTVVYLPKFKLEVESSLSEILQKMGMSSVFQETKADLTGMSSKGGLFLSAVIHKALIEVNEKGTEAAAATACTVMLCCGIITKPFIADHPFLFFIRHNPTNSILFLGRFRGPS; this is encoded by the exons ATGGAGGATGTGTCTCGTGCTAACAGTCTCTTCGCTCTGGATCTCTATCGGGCTCTGAGCGCGAGCAACGCTGAGGGAAACATGTTCTTCTCTCCACTGAGCATCAGCGCAGCACTCAGCATGGTCTACCTGGGAGCCCGAGGAGAGACATATGAAGAAATGGCCAAG GTTTTGTCCTTTAGTTCTGTCTCTGATGTTCACTCTCATTTTGAGACCCTCACCTCAACTATCAACAGTCCATCAGCCTCCTACATCCTCAAACTGGCAAACCGTCTCTATGGAGAGAAAACCTTCAGCTTCTTACCT GAGTATTTGGAGTCCACCCTGAAGCTGTACCACGCTGACCTTCAGGCTGTGGACTTCATTGGAGCTTCTGACGAGTCACGACAGCTCATTAACAAATGGGTGGAAGAGCAGACAGAGA ataaagttAAAGATCTTCTCAAGCCTGGAATGTTGACCGGGATGACTCGACTAGTTCTAGTTAATGCCATCTACGTCAAAGCGAACTGGATGCACACATTTAAAGCAACAGAAACTAAAGAaatgccatttaaaataaatcag AATGAGAGCCGGCCTGTGCAAATGATGTACCAGAAGAAGTTGTTCACCTTCAGATACATCCCAGAGTATGAAGTGCAGGTGCTGGAGTTACCATATAAACAGAAGGAGCTCAGCATGTTGATCCTTCTTCCAAATGAAACTCAGGATGGCTCTGACCCTCTTCTAAAG cttGAGAGCGAGTTGACCCTTGATAAGGTGCTTGATTGGACCAAAAGAGACAAAATGGCTATGCAGATGGATACCGTAGTCTACTTGCCAAAGTTCAAGCTGGAGGTTGAGAGCTCCCTATCAGAAATATTGCAGAAGATGGGTATGAGCTCTGTGTTCCAGGAAACAAAGGCTGATCTGACAGGTATGAGCAGTAAAGGTGGTCTCTTCCTTTCAGCAGTGATCCACAAGGCTTTAATTGAAGTCAATGAGAAAGGCACTGAGGCAGCAGCAGCCACTGCATGTACGGTAATGCTTTGCTGTGGCATAATAACAAAACCTTTCATAGCAGATCACCCCTTCTTGTTCTTCATTAGACACAATCCCACTAACAGCATCCTGTTCCTTGGCAGATTCAGAGGCCCATCCTAG
- the LOC132092453 gene encoding leukocyte elastase inhibitor-like isoform X1, translated as MEDVSRANSLFALDLYRALSASNAEGNMFFSPLSISAALSMVYLGARGETYEEMAKVLSFSSVSDVHSHFETLTSTINSPSASYILKLANRLYGEKTFSFLPEYLESTLKLYHADLQAVDFIGASDESRQLINKWVEEQTENKVKDLLKPGMLTGMTRLVLVNAIYVKANWMHTFKATETKEMPFKINQNESRPVQMMYQKKLFTFRYIPEYEVQVLELPYKQKELSMLILLPNETQDGSDPLLKLESELTLDKLLDWTERDEMTMQMIKVHLPKFKLEVESSLSEILQKMGMSSVFQETKADLTGMSSKGGLFLSAVIHKAFIEVNEKGIEATAATAVILLGSCRQTEFQSFTADHPFLFFIRHNTTNSVLFLGRFRGPS; from the exons ATGGAGGATGTGTCTCGTGCTAACAGTCTCTTCGCTCTGGATCTCTATCGGGCTCTGAGCGCGAGCAACGCTGAGGGAAACATGTTCTTCTCTCCACTGAGCATCAGCGCAGCACTCAGCATGGTCTACCTGGGAGCCCGAGGAGAGACATATGAAGAAATGGCCAAG GTTTTGTCCTTTAGTTCTGTCTCTGATGTTCACTCTCATTTTGAGACCCTCACCTCAACTATCAACAGTCCATCAGCCTCCTACATCCTCAAACTGGCAAACCGTCTCTATGGAGAGAAAACCTTCAGCTTCTTACCT GAGTATTTGGAGTCCACCCTGAAGCTGTACCACGCTGACCTTCAGGCTGTGGACTTCATTGGAGCTTCTGACGAGTCACGACAGCTCATTAACAAATGGGTGGAAGAGCAGACAGAGA ataaagttAAAGATCTTCTCAAGCCTGGAATGTTGACCGGGATGACTCGACTAGTTCTAGTTAATGCCATCTACGTCAAAGCGAACTGGATGCACACATTTAAAGCAACAGAAACTAAAGAaatgccatttaaaataaatcag AATGAGAGCCGGCCTGTGCAAATGATGTACCAGAAGAAGTTGTTCACCTTCAGATACATCCCAGAGTATGAAGTGCAGGTGCTGGAGTTACCATATAAACAGAAGGAGCTCAGCATGTTGATCCTTCTTCCAAATGAAACTCAGGATGGCTCTGACCCTCTTCTAAAG CTGGAAAGTGAGTTGACCCTTGACAAGCTGCTTGACTGGACCGAAAGAGACGAAATGACTATGCAGATGATTAAAGTCCATTTGCCAAAGTTCAAGCTGGAGGTTGAGAGCTCCCTATCAGAAATATTGCAGAAGATGGGTATGAGCTCTGTGTTCCAGGAAACAAAGGCTGATCTGACAGGCATGAGCAGTAAAGGTGGTCTCTTCCTTTCAGCAGTGATCCACAAGGCTTTTATTGAAGTCAATGAGAAAGGCATTGAGGCAACAGCAGCCACTGCAGTGATTTTGTTAGGCAGTTGCCGTCAAACAGAATTTCAGAGTTTTACAGCAGATCACCCCTTCTTGTTCTTCATCAGGCACAACACCACTAACAGCGTCCTCTTCCTTGGCAGATTCAGAGGCCCATCCTAA